A stretch of the Streptomyces sp. WMMB303 genome encodes the following:
- a CDS encoding MBL fold metallo-hydrolase translates to MSLSPSALLPLADDLYLWKPPRRGWGLANCGLLATSQEALWIDTPYDRPLAEAFLAESQRILGGRGIARIVVTHANGDHLWGADVVPGAEVIATREARHHLELEPRPEELRRMIESSGEGSPVGSYLAEHFGHFDWSGTRVVAPTTVFEGELELTVGGHPVLLTSLPPAHTTGDLLVHLPDHGTVFTGDVVFGSTPEEPGDHPVHWAGPLENVIGACERVLETGAEIIVPGHGPVLDAAGLRSHIGHLDRLRERAHALHARGVPALEAARTIAGEGLGPELGLVERLVVTVGTEYRHLDGTEPGPLAEVLPEMIAFAAEQPGR, encoded by the coding sequence ATGTCACTCTCCCCTTCGGCCCTGCTGCCCCTCGCTGACGATCTGTACCTCTGGAAGCCACCGCGGCGCGGCTGGGGGCTCGCCAATTGCGGACTGCTGGCGACCTCGCAGGAGGCCCTGTGGATCGACACCCCGTACGACCGGCCCCTGGCCGAGGCGTTCCTGGCGGAGTCGCAGCGAATACTCGGCGGGCGGGGAATAGCCCGGATCGTCGTCACCCACGCCAACGGCGACCACCTGTGGGGCGCCGACGTGGTGCCGGGTGCCGAGGTGATCGCCACCCGGGAGGCCCGGCACCACCTCGAACTGGAGCCGCGCCCGGAGGAGTTGCGCCGGATGATCGAATCGTCGGGCGAGGGGTCCCCGGTCGGCAGCTATCTGGCGGAGCACTTCGGGCACTTCGACTGGTCCGGTACCCGGGTCGTGGCGCCCACCACCGTCTTCGAGGGCGAGCTGGAACTGACGGTCGGCGGCCACCCCGTCCTGCTGACCAGCCTGCCACCCGCGCACACCACCGGGGACCTGCTGGTGCACCTGCCGGACCACGGCACCGTCTTCACCGGCGACGTCGTCTTCGGTTCGACGCCGGAGGAGCCCGGCGACCACCCGGTGCACTGGGCGGGGCCGCTGGAGAACGTCATCGGGGCCTGCGAGCGGGTACTGGAGACCGGAGCCGAGATCATCGTCCCCGGCCACGGGCCGGTGCTCGACGCCGCCGGGCTGCGCTCCCACATCGGCCATCTGGACCGGCTGCGGGAGCGCGCGCACGCGCTGCACGCCCGCGGGGTGCCGGCGCTCGAGGCGGCCCGCACCATCGCCGGGGAGGGGCTCGGGCCGGAGCTCGGCCTGGTGGAGCGGCTGGTGGTGACCGTCGGAACCGAGTACCGGCACCTGGACGGCACCGAGCCGGGCCCGCTCGCCGAGGTGCTGCCCGAGATGATCGCCTTCGCCGCCGAGCAGCCCGGCCGCTGA
- a CDS encoding MMPL family transporter, with product MTALARWCLRRRLLVLLLWLAALAGAVTASSLLGSAYSDDYGAQGTESGRAAERMASAFPDRAGASDTIVWHSEQGTVRATAVQERMTEALHEVEGLPGVESVESPYGAGGGGAISPDGHTAYAALTFEGPTDELGGQTVQRVLDTVQGASGDDLQVEAGGSGVAAAEAPTAHLAEAIGLAAAAVVLFLAFGSLAATALPLITAVVAVGTATAGTGLLSRLMTVADFAPMLGMLIGLGVGIDYALFIVTRHRRGLRAGLPVVEAARRAVTVSGRAVVFAGATVCIALLGMFILRLGFLNGVAIAACLTVLLSVAASVTLLPALLGFIGMRALSRRERRRLIEHGPRPDRPTGFAMRWSAFVERRPKLLGGIAALLMAVLALPALGLHLGTSDQGNDPAASTTRKAYDMLADGFGPGTNGPLTLVGELDGAGDKLAFDHLRGDIQHTPGVAQVSGPEFNGSGDTGVITVVPDSSPQSRSTSDLVDRLRADVLPRAEEGSTMEVLVGGSTAGHDDFADIIVGKLPLFGGVVIGLGSLLLLVAFRSIGIPLKAAVMNIAAVAGAFGVVVAVFQWGWGSELLGLGSAGPIEPFLPVIMISVLFGLSMDYQVFLVSRMYEEWRLTGDNRRAVRVGLSETSKVINSAAVIMISVFGGFVLSGDRLIAMFGIALAAAVALDAFVLRTLLVPALMHMLGGANWWLPGWLDRRLPRLSIEPENSGEPEVPVTTPVPVVGQRPGALIGLSETAPTVAAHGYRKHQDHAEHDH from the coding sequence GTGACCGCTCTTGCCCGCTGGTGCCTGAGGCGCCGCCTCCTCGTCCTGCTGCTCTGGCTCGCCGCGCTGGCCGGTGCCGTGACGGCCTCCTCGCTGCTCGGCAGCGCCTACTCCGACGACTACGGTGCCCAGGGCACCGAGTCCGGCCGGGCGGCGGAGCGTATGGCGAGCGCGTTCCCCGACCGGGCCGGTGCCAGTGACACGATCGTGTGGCACTCGGAGCAGGGCACGGTGCGCGCCACGGCGGTCCAGGAGCGGATGACCGAGGCGCTGCACGAGGTCGAGGGCCTGCCCGGCGTGGAGTCCGTGGAGTCGCCCTACGGCGCCGGGGGCGGTGGCGCGATCAGCCCCGACGGACACACCGCCTACGCCGCTCTCACCTTCGAGGGGCCCACCGACGAACTGGGCGGGCAGACCGTGCAGCGCGTCCTGGACACCGTCCAGGGCGCATCCGGTGACGACCTGCAGGTCGAGGCGGGCGGCTCGGGCGTGGCGGCCGCCGAGGCCCCCACGGCCCACCTCGCCGAGGCCATCGGACTGGCGGCGGCGGCCGTCGTCCTCTTCCTGGCCTTCGGCTCGCTCGCCGCCACGGCGCTGCCGCTGATCACCGCGGTCGTCGCCGTGGGCACCGCGACGGCCGGTACCGGGCTGCTCAGCCGGCTGATGACCGTCGCCGACTTCGCGCCCATGCTGGGCATGCTCATCGGCCTGGGTGTCGGCATCGACTACGCACTGTTCATCGTCACGCGGCACCGGCGCGGGCTGCGTGCCGGGCTGCCGGTGGTCGAGGCCGCACGCCGGGCCGTGACGGTGTCGGGACGCGCGGTGGTCTTCGCGGGGGCCACGGTCTGTATCGCGCTGCTGGGCATGTTCATCCTGCGGCTCGGCTTCCTCAACGGAGTGGCGATAGCCGCCTGTCTGACCGTGCTGCTGAGCGTGGCCGCGTCCGTCACCCTGCTCCCCGCCCTGCTCGGCTTCATCGGCATGCGTGCCCTCAGCCGCCGGGAGCGCCGCCGGCTCATCGAGCACGGCCCGCGTCCCGACCGCCCCACGGGCTTCGCCATGCGCTGGTCCGCCTTCGTCGAGCGGCGGCCCAAGCTGCTGGGCGGGATCGCGGCCCTGCTGATGGCCGTGCTGGCGCTGCCCGCGCTCGGACTGCACCTGGGCACCTCGGACCAGGGCAACGACCCGGCGGCCAGCACCACACGCAAGGCCTACGACATGCTCGCGGACGGATTCGGGCCGGGCACCAACGGTCCGCTGACGCTGGTCGGCGAGCTGGACGGGGCCGGCGACAAACTGGCCTTCGACCATCTGCGCGGCGACATCCAGCACACCCCCGGGGTCGCCCAGGTCAGCGGGCCCGAGTTCAACGGCAGCGGCGACACCGGCGTGATCACGGTGGTGCCCGACAGCTCCCCGCAGTCCCGGTCCACCTCCGACCTGGTGGACCGGCTGCGCGCGGACGTCCTGCCGAGGGCCGAGGAGGGGTCGACGATGGAGGTCCTGGTCGGCGGGTCCACCGCGGGCCACGACGACTTCGCCGACATCATCGTCGGCAAGCTCCCGCTGTTCGGCGGCGTGGTCATCGGCCTCGGCTCGCTGCTGCTGCTGGTGGCCTTCCGGAGCATCGGTATCCCGCTCAAGGCGGCGGTGATGAACATCGCCGCGGTCGCCGGAGCTTTCGGCGTGGTGGTCGCCGTCTTCCAGTGGGGCTGGGGCAGCGAACTGCTCGGGCTGGGCAGCGCGGGGCCCATCGAGCCCTTCCTCCCGGTCATCATGATCTCCGTGCTGTTCGGGCTGTCCATGGACTACCAGGTCTTCCTCGTCAGCCGGATGTACGAGGAATGGCGGCTGACCGGCGACAACCGGCGCGCGGTGCGGGTCGGCCTCTCGGAGACCAGCAAGGTGATCAACTCCGCGGCCGTGATCATGATCTCGGTCTTCGGCGGATTCGTGCTCAGCGGCGACCGGCTCATCGCCATGTTCGGCATCGCGCTGGCCGCGGCGGTGGCCCTGGACGCCTTCGTGCTGCGCACACTGCTGGTACCGGCGCTGATGCACATGCTCGGCGGCGCCAACTGGTGGCTGCCCGGGTGGCTGGACCGGCGGCTGCCGCGGCTGAGCATCGAGCCGGAGAACAGCGGTGAGCCGGAGGTGCCGGTGACCACCCCCGTACCGGTGGTCGGGCAGCGTCCCGGCGCTCTCATCGGTCTCTCAGAAACCGCCCCTACGGTGGCCGCCCATGGCTACCGAAAGCACCAGGACCACGCAGAACACGACCATTGA
- a CDS encoding helix-turn-helix transcriptional regulator, with protein sequence MTVPDAMLSDVPLQTGVSPVFVGRTAELTALTTALTRAGTGAPQALLLGGEAGVGKTRLLEEFLARVRAADGVTTLGGCLELGADGLPFAPFTTALRGLRGTVPPGALAAAAEGRETELARLLPDLAVPGPPALQREEYDDGADGGRARLFEATAQLLERLAADRTLVVALEDLQWADRSTRELLGYLFRSVRTCRLVLLATYRTDDIHRRHPLRPFLAEQDRLRTVLHLELPRLTRSEVRDQITGIKGTEPAGELAEEIFRRSEGIPFFVEELTATEAACAISNSLRDLLLVRVEALPEPAQRVVRLAAGGGSAVEHALLAAVAGLGEDALLEALRSAVGANVLRPTADGSGYLFRHALLREAVREDLLPGELARISRRYAETLEGDPSLVCAEERLARLAHYWHRGRDAAKALPAALSAACEARNRHAYAEEHGLLERVIELWDEVPEEDRAALPALRIPRTFPGADVPEDPDAHRAPAFRPPGFLEVLAEALVAARVSGDVARAKVLARRALARLDETKDPLTAAWFQLKSGLLLEDMGKGDGWAQIAKAQELVRGLPPSAVHAEVLSSAASWGMIHRPGREALATAVRAVELARVVGATTIELDARVTLGTLLAESGDLEEGLAELARARDEADAAGVTSVMTCAAINIAVELEAVGRSAEAAEEAARAARVARKRGRPNSYAGALAGQAEALLSTGDWRRAEELLERAAAAARVADVRAWVALLRARLARDRGDLPGLESAVEEAAAAMGSSPAGEPQRMVALRLHTMALAAERGEVAAARRELATALQEGFPPGTHPYAWALLYAAASYEAELRGLPDAEPGRGRVLAELRRAARRLARPAPVWEAHALLLEAELKRAAGEGDPRAWEAAVRALEPVDRPGLLARARLRWAEALLADANPRRGDCPAARELLGQTHSAAVGLGAAPLRAEVEQLAARARIVLGGDADAERPGADRPASAPADPAEAFGLTRRERGVLELVAEGRSNRQIAERLYIAPKTASVHVSNILAKLGVATRGEAAAMAFRLRLVSPKGLSSVAAPDGAATADAPRTAAAPGAEVSPTAPAAARPVARVDG encoded by the coding sequence ATGACGGTGCCGGATGCGATGCTGAGTGACGTGCCCCTGCAAACCGGTGTCAGTCCCGTGTTCGTCGGCCGTACCGCCGAACTGACCGCACTCACCACTGCTCTCACCCGCGCCGGTACGGGCGCGCCCCAAGCGCTTCTCCTCGGCGGCGAGGCGGGCGTGGGCAAGACCCGGCTGCTGGAGGAATTCCTCGCCCGGGTCCGCGCGGCCGACGGGGTCACCACCCTCGGCGGCTGCCTGGAACTGGGCGCGGACGGCCTCCCCTTCGCGCCCTTCACCACCGCGCTGCGCGGGCTGCGCGGCACCGTGCCGCCCGGCGCGCTGGCCGCCGCCGCCGAGGGCCGCGAGACCGAGCTGGCCCGGCTGCTGCCGGACCTGGCGGTGCCCGGACCACCGGCCTTGCAGCGCGAGGAGTACGACGACGGCGCCGACGGCGGCCGCGCCCGGCTCTTCGAGGCCACGGCCCAACTGCTGGAACGGCTGGCCGCCGACCGCACTCTCGTCGTCGCCCTCGAAGACCTCCAGTGGGCCGACCGCTCCACCCGGGAACTGCTCGGCTACCTCTTCCGCTCCGTCCGCACCTGCCGGCTGGTGCTGCTGGCCACCTACCGGACGGACGACATCCACCGCCGTCACCCGCTGCGCCCCTTCCTCGCCGAGCAGGACCGGCTGCGGACCGTGCTGCATCTGGAGCTGCCCCGGCTGACCCGCAGCGAGGTGCGCGACCAGATCACCGGTATCAAGGGCACCGAGCCCGCGGGGGAGCTGGCCGAGGAGATCTTCCGCCGCTCCGAGGGGATCCCCTTCTTCGTCGAGGAGCTGACGGCCACCGAGGCCGCCTGCGCCATCAGCAACTCCCTGCGCGACCTGCTGCTCGTCCGGGTAGAAGCACTTCCCGAACCGGCCCAGCGGGTGGTGCGGCTGGCGGCGGGCGGCGGCTCCGCCGTGGAGCACGCCCTGCTGGCGGCGGTCGCGGGGCTCGGCGAGGACGCGCTGCTGGAGGCACTGCGCTCGGCGGTCGGCGCCAACGTGCTGCGCCCCACAGCCGACGGCTCCGGCTACCTGTTCCGGCACGCCCTGCTGCGCGAGGCGGTGCGGGAGGACCTGCTCCCCGGCGAACTGGCCCGGATCAGCCGCCGCTACGCCGAGACGCTGGAGGGCGACCCGTCCCTGGTCTGCGCCGAGGAGCGACTGGCGCGCCTCGCGCACTACTGGCACCGCGGCCGGGACGCGGCCAAGGCGCTGCCCGCGGCGCTGTCCGCCGCCTGCGAGGCCCGGAACCGGCACGCGTACGCCGAGGAGCACGGCCTGCTGGAGCGAGTCATCGAACTGTGGGACGAGGTGCCCGAGGAGGACCGGGCCGCCCTGCCCGCGCTGCGCATCCCGCGCACCTTCCCCGGCGCGGACGTCCCCGAGGACCCCGACGCCCACCGGGCCCCCGCCTTCCGGCCGCCCGGCTTCCTCGAAGTGCTGGCCGAAGCGCTCGTCGCCGCCCGGGTCAGTGGTGACGTGGCGCGGGCCAAGGTGCTCGCCCGCCGCGCGCTGGCCCGGCTGGACGAGACGAAGGACCCCCTGACGGCCGCCTGGTTCCAGCTCAAGAGCGGGCTGCTGCTGGAGGACATGGGCAAGGGCGACGGCTGGGCACAGATCGCCAAGGCCCAGGAACTGGTCCGCGGGCTGCCGCCGTCGGCGGTGCACGCGGAGGTGCTCTCCAGCGCCGCGAGCTGGGGCATGATCCACCGCCCCGGGCGGGAGGCACTGGCGACCGCCGTGCGCGCGGTCGAACTGGCCCGGGTGGTGGGCGCGACCACCATCGAGTTGGACGCCAGGGTCACCCTCGGCACCCTGCTCGCAGAGTCGGGCGACCTGGAGGAGGGGCTCGCCGAGCTGGCCCGGGCGCGGGACGAGGCGGACGCGGCCGGTGTCACCAGTGTGATGACCTGCGCCGCCATCAACATCGCCGTGGAACTGGAGGCGGTGGGCCGCTCGGCGGAGGCCGCCGAGGAGGCCGCCCGAGCAGCCCGCGTCGCCCGGAAACGCGGGCGCCCCAACTCCTACGCGGGAGCCCTCGCGGGACAGGCCGAGGCGCTGCTCTCGACGGGGGACTGGCGGCGGGCGGAGGAGCTGCTCGAACGGGCCGCCGCGGCGGCCCGCGTGGCCGACGTACGCGCCTGGGTGGCGCTCCTCCGTGCCCGGCTGGCCCGGGACCGGGGAGACCTCCCGGGGCTGGAGTCGGCCGTCGAGGAGGCCGCGGCCGCCATGGGGTCGTCCCCGGCGGGCGAGCCGCAGCGGATGGTGGCGCTCCGGCTGCACACGATGGCGCTGGCGGCCGAGCGCGGCGAGGTCGCCGCGGCCCGCCGCGAGCTGGCGACCGCCCTGCAGGAGGGCTTCCCACCGGGCACCCACCCCTATGCGTGGGCGCTGCTGTACGCGGCCGCGTCGTACGAGGCGGAGCTGCGCGGCCTGCCGGATGCCGAGCCGGGGCGGGGCCGGGTGCTGGCCGAACTGCGCCGCGCGGCCCGCAGGCTGGCCCGGCCGGCCCCGGTGTGGGAGGCGCACGCGCTGCTGCTGGAGGCCGAGTTGAAGCGGGCGGCGGGGGAAGGGGACCCGCGGGCCTGGGAGGCGGCGGTGCGGGCGCTGGAGCCGGTTGACCGTCCCGGGCTGCTGGCCCGTGCCCGGCTGCGCTGGGCCGAGGCGCTGCTGGCGGACGCGAACCCGCGGCGCGGCGACTGCCCGGCTGCACGGGAGCTGCTGGGGCAGACGCACTCCGCCGCCGTAGGGCTGGGCGCCGCGCCGCTGCGGGCCGAGGTCGAACAGCTCGCGGCCCGCGCCCGGATCGTGCTCGGTGGTGACGCGGACGCCGAGCGCCCGGGCGCCGACCGGCCGGCATCCGCGCCCGCGGACCCGGCGGAGGCGTTCGGGCTCACCCGGCGCGAGCGCGGCGTGCTGGAACTCGTCGCCGAGGGCCGCAGCAACCGGCAGATAGCCGAACGCCTCTACATCGCCCCGAAGACGGCGAGCGTGCACGTCTCCAACATTCTCGCCAAGCTGGGCGTGGCCACTCGCGGCGAGGCGGCGGCCATGGCGTTCCGGCTGCGGCTGGTGAGTCCGAAGGGGCTCAGCTCCGTGGCGGCTCCGGACGGGGCCGCCACGGCGGACGCGCCGCGGACGGCGGCTGCTCCGGGCGCCGAAGTGTCCCCGACGGCTCCGGCCGCCGCTCGACCCGTTGCTCGGGTGGACGGATGA
- a CDS encoding AIM24 family protein: MNQSAPLAGFAPAPVAARMENHGSHMVKVAMQSGQDLFARPGSMVAYEGFVQYEANPPAVRQMASQWLTGEQNPLMLCRGDGLLYLADYGADVVCVNLAEEALSINGTNLLAFDAHLQWGVERVKGLAKFAGQGLFNVSVRGTGWAALTSRGTPVVVDCGRGEDETYVDPDALVAWSSGLKMKSKRSMKAGALIGRGSGEAYQIAFSGQGFVVVQPSEDSTDRIRVRG, translated from the coding sequence ATGAACCAGTCAGCACCGCTCGCGGGCTTCGCGCCCGCTCCCGTGGCAGCACGCATGGAGAACCACGGCTCGCACATGGTCAAGGTGGCCATGCAGTCGGGCCAGGACCTGTTCGCGCGGCCGGGCTCGATGGTCGCCTACGAGGGCTTCGTGCAGTACGAGGCCAATCCGCCCGCCGTCCGCCAGATGGCCTCCCAGTGGCTGACCGGCGAGCAGAACCCGCTGATGCTCTGCCGGGGCGACGGCCTGCTCTATCTGGCCGACTACGGCGCCGACGTGGTCTGCGTCAACCTCGCAGAGGAGGCGCTGTCGATCAACGGCACCAATCTGCTCGCCTTCGACGCGCACCTCCAGTGGGGCGTCGAGCGGGTCAAGGGCCTCGCCAAGTTCGCCGGTCAGGGGCTGTTCAACGTCTCCGTCCGCGGCACCGGCTGGGCGGCCCTGACCTCGCGCGGCACCCCCGTGGTCGTGGACTGCGGACGCGGCGAGGACGAGACCTACGTGGACCCGGACGCACTGGTGGCCTGGTCCAGCGGACTGAAGATGAAGAGCAAGCGCAGCATGAAGGCCGGAGCGCTCATCGGCCGGGGCAGCGGCGAGGCGTACCAGATCGCCTTCTCCGGACAGGGCTTCGTGGTGGTCCAGCCGAGCGAGGACAGCACCGACCGCATCCGGGTCCGGGGCTGA
- a CDS encoding AIM24 family protein — MQSSLFGYAEVATEDRYAVQNPQLLRVQLGGHDDVLARKGAMVAYQGLLEFDAEYQARGGRRGSFHEQVPLMRCSGQGTVFLANLAQYVHVVDVDRDGLTVDATYVLAMDSTLHHEVISVDSQFGISGTGAYNLNITGQGKVALMTSGQPLLLNVTPDTYVNADSDAVVAWSSGLRVQMQAQTSSQGVWRRRGSTGEGWELSFMGQGYALVQPSELLPPQHAQLGGGLRAQYGMGAQGARGQNQGNIFTN, encoded by the coding sequence GTGCAGAGTTCGCTCTTCGGATACGCCGAGGTCGCCACCGAGGACCGCTACGCGGTCCAGAACCCGCAGTTGCTGCGGGTGCAACTGGGGGGCCACGACGACGTGCTGGCCCGCAAGGGCGCCATGGTCGCCTACCAGGGGCTGCTGGAGTTCGACGCCGAGTACCAGGCACGCGGCGGGCGCCGGGGCTCGTTCCACGAGCAGGTGCCGCTGATGCGCTGCTCCGGCCAGGGGACGGTCTTCCTGGCCAACCTGGCGCAGTACGTTCATGTGGTGGACGTCGACCGGGACGGGCTGACCGTGGACGCGACCTACGTCCTGGCCATGGACTCCACGCTGCACCACGAGGTGATCTCGGTGGACAGCCAGTTCGGTATCTCCGGCACCGGGGCCTACAACCTCAACATCACCGGGCAGGGCAAGGTGGCGCTGATGACCTCCGGTCAGCCGCTGCTGCTGAACGTCACCCCGGACACCTACGTCAACGCCGACTCCGACGCGGTCGTCGCCTGGTCCAGCGGGCTGCGCGTGCAGATGCAGGCCCAGACCTCCTCACAGGGCGTCTGGCGCCGGCGCGGCAGCACCGGTGAGGGCTGGGAGCTCTCCTTCATGGGCCAGGGTTACGCCCTCGTCCAGCCCAGTGAGCTGCTCCCGCCGCAGCACGCACAGCTCGGCGGCGGGCTGCGCGCCCAGTACGGCATGGGTGCACAGGGGGCCCGCGGCCAGAACCAGGGCAACATCTTCACCAACTGA
- a CDS encoding DoxX family protein has protein sequence MSQTVSAPSAADRQDAAGRREELAAKILTVLLALFLGAASGAPKLFRAEAAVDIFDRIGWGDWFLYTVGALEVLGAVALLIPILSGAAALAFIGLMTGATVFNLTVLDAPEAVITTVVVAALCGFVARARRGATAWLLRRLHLGRP, from the coding sequence ATGTCCCAGACCGTCAGCGCCCCGTCCGCCGCCGACCGCCAGGATGCGGCCGGCCGCCGCGAGGAGCTCGCCGCGAAGATCCTCACCGTGCTGCTCGCCCTCTTCCTCGGAGCGGCCAGCGGCGCGCCCAAGCTGTTTCGTGCCGAGGCGGCCGTCGACATCTTCGACCGGATCGGCTGGGGCGACTGGTTCCTTTACACCGTCGGCGCGCTGGAGGTGCTGGGCGCCGTCGCGCTGCTGATCCCGATCCTGTCCGGAGCGGCGGCGCTGGCCTTCATCGGCCTGATGACCGGCGCCACCGTCTTCAACCTGACCGTGCTCGACGCGCCCGAGGCCGTGATCACCACCGTCGTCGTGGCCGCCCTGTGCGGCTTCGTCGCCAGAGCCCGGCGTGGCGCGACGGCATGGCTGCTGCGCCGCCTCCACCTCGGCCGCCCGTGA
- a CDS encoding TerD family protein has protein sequence MSREFQRGHKARISDLTAGTDLYVGVQIAGAGLSFDISCFGLDGQERLSDDRYFVFFNQPASPEESLQLLGAQAGDTESFRVTLERVPAQVQRLSFTASLDGAGQMSGIGPGYIRLVAGGEEVARYPFDGSEFSTERAVMLGDIYRKDDVWRFAAIGQGFDGGLDALLKHFGGEVLEEKQEEQSAPGAGAVPGFAPPGGGVPPQQPAPAFAPPAGPAPEPAPAAAQAPQPQAAPQQPQMPQPQAPQMPQQPQTPQQPQPPQAPQPPQQPQSPPPSAPDLHGAPTVVGPLQPQHGGPPPPPPQGPPGGAQSAPGGMPQAPQPYQQHQPPPPQQPGPPGGQPLSNPFAQQQPGGYGTPQVPQGPAAGIGAVLQKFHEVPNGQRWTLQNPSLVRADIGVDGRPVLAKQGSMVLYQGKVDFSYKGAGFTGRVVGNATGQEMQLMRCTGRGQVFFAEDAAHVHPVELQGDGLCVSAENVLAFDESLQHEVRRIEGHGIPGGALFTMQFSGTGTVVVKTRGTPVVLPVTPTTFADAQAVVAWSAAAQVIVTSQVRLHRNAYPGHSGETVNLQFRGAPGNFIVVQPYEV, from the coding sequence ATGTCCAGGGAATTCCAACGCGGCCACAAGGCCAGGATCAGTGACCTGACGGCCGGCACGGATCTGTACGTAGGAGTGCAGATCGCCGGAGCCGGACTCTCCTTCGACATCAGCTGCTTCGGGCTGGACGGGCAGGAGCGGCTCTCGGACGACCGCTACTTCGTCTTCTTCAACCAGCCCGCCTCGCCCGAGGAGTCCTTGCAGCTCCTGGGTGCGCAGGCCGGGGACACCGAGTCCTTCCGGGTGACGCTGGAGCGGGTTCCCGCGCAGGTGCAGCGGCTGTCGTTCACGGCCTCCCTCGACGGGGCCGGGCAGATGTCCGGGATCGGCCCGGGCTACATCCGCCTGGTGGCGGGCGGCGAGGAGGTGGCCCGCTACCCCTTCGACGGCTCGGAGTTCAGCACCGAGCGCGCCGTGATGCTGGGCGACATCTACCGGAAGGACGACGTCTGGCGGTTCGCCGCGATCGGCCAGGGGTTCGACGGCGGGCTGGACGCGCTGCTCAAGCACTTCGGCGGCGAGGTGCTTGAGGAGAAGCAGGAGGAGCAGAGCGCTCCCGGTGCCGGGGCGGTGCCGGGCTTCGCGCCGCCGGGCGGAGGCGTTCCGCCGCAGCAGCCCGCGCCGGCGTTCGCCCCTCCGGCGGGCCCGGCTCCCGAACCGGCGCCCGCGGCAGCGCAGGCTCCGCAGCCTCAAGCGGCGCCACAGCAGCCGCAGATGCCGCAGCCGCAGGCACCGCAGATGCCGCAACAACCGCAGACACCACAGCAGCCACAACCCCCTCAGGCGCCTCAGCCACCTCAGCAACCCCAGTCACCCCCGCCGTCCGCTCCGGACCTTCACGGTGCTCCGACCGTGGTGGGTCCGCTCCAGCCGCAGCACGGCGGCCCCCCGCCGCCCCCGCCGCAGGGGCCGCCCGGCGGAGCGCAGTCCGCCCCCGGTGGAATGCCTCAGGCACCTCAGCCCTACCAGCAGCACCAGCCGCCGCCCCCGCAGCAGCCGGGGCCGCCCGGCGGGCAGCCGCTCTCCAACCCGTTCGCGCAGCAGCAGCCCGGCGGCTACGGCACACCTCAGGTCCCGCAGGGCCCGGCCGCGGGCATCGGTGCGGTGCTGCAGAAGTTCCACGAAGTGCCCAACGGCCAGCGCTGGACGCTGCAGAATCCCTCCCTCGTCCGCGCGGACATCGGCGTCGACGGCCGACCGGTGCTCGCCAAACAAGGCAGCATGGTGCTCTACCAGGGGAAGGTCGACTTCTCCTACAAGGGCGCCGGCTTCACCGGGCGCGTGGTCGGCAACGCGACCGGTCAGGAGATGCAGCTCATGCGCTGCACCGGCCGCGGGCAGGTCTTCTTCGCCGAGGACGCGGCGCACGTCCACCCCGTCGAACTGCAGGGCGACGGACTGTGCGTCTCGGCCGAGAACGTGCTCGCCTTCGACGAGTCGCTGCAGCACGAAGTGCGCCGGATCGAGGGCCACGGCATCCCCGGAGGCGCACTGTTCACGATGCAGTTCAGCGGAACCGGCACCGTGGTCGTCAAGACCCGGGGCACCCCCGTCGTCCTTCCCGTCACCCCCACCACCTTCGCCGACGCGCAGGCGGTCGTGGCGTGGTCGGCGGCGGCACAGGTCATCGTCACCAGCCAGGTGCGGCTGCACCGCAACGCCTATCCCGGGCACAGCGGAGAGACCGTGAACCTCCAGTTCCGCGGGGCACCCGGCAACTTCATCGTCGTCCAGCCGTACGAGGTCTAG